GCTTTACGCTGGCCACCAGCAGTGGCTGGCGGGCTGGTTGCGACAGCGTCTGGGCTGCCAGGATACGGCAGCCGATCTGGTGCAGGACACCTTTATGCGCCTGCTGGCCAGACCACGGCTGTTTGCCAGTGACGGCGACGCCCGTGCTTTTCTCACCACAGTGGCCAAGGGCTTATGTGTGGACTTCTGGCGCCGCCACCAGATTGAGCAGGCGTGGCTGGAGTCTGTCCGGCAGCTGGATATGGCTGTCGTACCTTCTGCCGAGCGGCAGGCCATCATCATGGAAACCCTGCTGGAGCTGGATGCCCTGTTCAGCCGCCTGCCGTCCAGGGTCGCCAACGCCTTTATCCTGTCGCAGGTGCAGGGCCTGACCTACCGGCAGATTGCCGAGCAGCTGGAGGTGTCCGAGCGCATGGTCAAACGCTATATGGCCGAGGCCATGCTGCACTGTGCGCTGCTGCAGGATGATCTGGATGACGATGGCGACACCCTGCTGCTGAGCGAGGTGGAGGATGACTGACACCCTGCGCCACAACGCCACCATACCTTGCCGGGATGCCAGCGCTTCCCGCGATGCCTTCGAGCGGCTGGAGCAGGCAGCCCACTGGTTCGCCATACTCACGGACGATGAGGTCAGCGAGCAGGATCAGCAGCGCTGGCAACAGTGGCTGCAGGCCAACCCGGCCAATCAGCAGGCATGGAACAAGATTCAGCGGGTCAGCCGGCGTTTTGAAAGCCTGCGTGAAGACAGCGACAGACTGGCGGTCAGCACCGTGCTGCAGGGCAGTTCGCAGCGGCACATACATCGCCGCCGTCTGCTCAGCGGGCTGGCGAGTGTCATGGGCGTCAGCCTGTGCAGCTGGCTGAGCTGGCGGGTGACGCCGCTGCCGCAGTGGGTTGCCCACTGGTCGGCGGATATTTCGACCGCCGTCGGCGAAGTCGCCTCGCACCGGTTACAGGATGGCACGCAGCTATGGCTGGGCAGCAGTAGTGCGGCCAATGTGCTGTTTGATCAGCAGCAGCGGCGGTTGCAGCTGCTCAGTGGCGATGTACTGATTGAAACCAGCCATCAGCCCGATCCGCGTCTGTTTGTGGTCAGCACTGCGCAGGTCCGGCTGCGGCCGCTGGGGACGCGCTTCAGTGTCAGGGCGGAACAGGGGCGCACCACGCTGGCGGTCTTTGCCGGAGCGGTGGAGTGCAGCGGTCTTGATGGCCGCGTGCTGGCGGTGATCCGTGCCGGCCAGCAGATCAGCCTCAGCGATGCAGGAGCGGGCACCATCAGTGCGGCGGCGCCTTACCAGCAAAGCTGGGCAGCCGGTGTGCTGCAGGCTGATGATATGCCGCTTGCGCAGTTGCTGGAGGAGCTGGGGCGTTATCACCGTGTGCATCTGGGGGTTGATCCGGCCCTCGCTGAGCTGCGGGTGATGGGGACTTTCCCGCTGGATGATCTGCCGCTGGTGCTGTCGATGCTGTCGCAGTCATTGCCGCTGACGGTCAGTCAGCCGCTGCCGTGGTGGGTTTCCCTGCGGCCGGCTGTAACGCTGTGAGCAGGTTGTCGCCGCGGCGGGTCAGCGCTGTCATTCTCTGTTTTTGAAAACCGTCATGCTCTGTTTTTGAAAACCGTCATTCTCTGCTTCTGAAAAAATTTTGAAGAAATCTGCATTGGCCATGTCCCCTTTTGCCCGACTCGTTCGGTAAGGGAATAAGAAAGGTTCTTATTCTTGTTACGGAGAGTCATTCATGACTGTCACCTCTCATCGACGCAGTTGCGCCGTGCTGAAGCCGCTGGCTCTGGCTATCCATCTTGGCTGCCTGTCACTGACCGGGCTGGCATTGCCTGCGTTTGCCGAAGCCGAGTCGGCGATGCTGGGCCAGGTGCATCAGTACGCCATTGCTGCCGGGCCGCTGAATGCCGCGCTCAACCAGTTTGCCCGTGACTCGGGCCTGTATATCAGTGGCCTTGGCGAACTGACGCAGGGTAAACAGACGGCGGGTTTGCAGGGCCGCTATGCGGCAGGGGAGGCGTTGCAGCGTCTGCTGGCGGGTAGCGGATTGGGTTACCGCCTGAGTGGCGAGCGGGCCGTGGTGCTGCAACCGCGCATCCAGAGCGGCCGCGATGAGAATAACGATCTGATTCTGGCGCCGGTCACCATCGAGGCCAGCAGCGAGACGGTATTTGGTGATAACGGTGAAGGCGGGATGGGCGTCTCTGTATATAACCAGAAGACCATCGAGGCGATCCCTACCGGGGCGGGCAACCTGACCGATCTGCTGCAGATCAACCCGGCGGTGGATTACAGCCGCTCCAGCAGTAATTCGGCCAGCAGTGGCAGCATGCGCCCGGATGAAATCTCCATCCACGGTCAGGCCTTCTACCAGAACGCCTTTATCATCGATGGCATTGATACCACCAGCGATCTGAACCCCGGCTCTGGCGGAGACACCTACAGCAACCCGATCACCCCCACCAATCTGTCGATGCTGGGCGGCAGCTCGCCACAGTCCTATTACGTTGATCTCGATGCGCTGGAAATGGTCAAGGTCCACGACAGCAACATTTCGGCTGCCTACGGTGGTTTTACCGGCGGGGTGGTGGAGGCGCGGCTGAAGCGCTACAGCGGCGAGGATTCGGTCTCCATCAAATACGGCATGCAGTCCGATGCCTGGGAGTCCTTCCATGTGGCAGCAGATGACGAGGAAGACTTCAGTAATGCCGACAGTTACGACGGCAGCTTTACTCCTGATTACCGCAAACAGAACTTTTCCCTGACCGCCCTGCAGGGCATCAGCGATAACCTCGGCGCCACCGTCACCCTGTCACGGCGCACCTCACGCTTTCGTCAGCAGTATGAGAATGCCGCCGATGAAGTGCGCGACATCTACTACAACGACACCATCGACAACCTGATGGGGCGCTTCGACATGGCGGTCAACGACCGGCTGGATCTGGGCCTCAGCTACCGTTACGCCAACCGCTATCACGACGGCCTGACCTCTTCCACCTACGACGGCACCTTCGAGAAGGCGCATCAGGGTTACGGGCTGGGGGCGGAAATGGCGTACCGCTTTGATCAGAGCAAACTGCAGATGCAGCTGGCCTTCGACAGTGCGGCGGACACCCTGAAGTCAGACAGTGCCACCTTTGCTTACCATCCCAGTGCCAACTACTACGGCAGCCCGGCCTATGCCGGTGCCTATGGTGATGTGAACCAGCAGCAGGATACCTACACCTTCAAGGTGGACTGGCAGCGTGATGCCATCCAGTGGGGGCCGACCCGTCATCAGCTCAGTGCGGGCAGCAACCTGCGCTATATCAACGCCTACTATGAGCTGCCACGGGACATCGAAAGCTACGTCTACAGCTGTATTTCCGGCAGTGCGGCCAGCGGCTGTAACGACAGTAACGGCGATGGCGTGCATGACAGCAGCGATGAATACCTGCGTACCTACGCCGTCAATCAGGCCAACCAGCTCAGCAAGGAATACGGCCAGCTCAGCCTGTACGTGCAGGATGACATCAGCCTCGGCAAATGGCAGCTGACCGCGGGCCTGCGTGCCGATCAGGAAACCCTGCTGGATAACCTTGATCTGTCACCGCGTCTGGCCCTGCAGTGGGATGCCTTCGGTGACAAGTCGACGGTGCTGATGGCCGGTGCCAGCCGTTACTACGGCCGCAGCTTCCTGCGCTATGCCATCAACGACACCCTGCGCTCATGGCGTACCTCGACCACTTACAACAGCGATGGCAGTGTGCGCTCCACCAGCCAGACCAGTGATCGCTCCCTGCAGGACTACAACCTGCGCACACCGTATTCCGATGAACTGGCGCTGGGCATCACCCAGCAGCTCGGCCCGGTGGCGGCCACACTCAAGTACGTCAACCGCGAAAGCCGTGATGGCGTGCAGCGTACCCGTGATGACGATGGCCTGTACTACTACACCAACGAAGGCCGCAGCTCGACCGACGAGATCACCCTCGAAGTCAGCAGCCGCGATGCGCTGCAGCTGTGGGGCAGCCAGACCCGCGCACTGCTGGGGATCGGCTGGAAGCAGAGTGAGAGCAATGCCCAGAGCAGCGAGGACAGCTATGACGAAACCTACACGGACGAGCAGATCTACTACCACGGCAATCTGATCTACTCCGATCAGCTGCCCGCGTGGGACTACAACATTCCCTTCACCGTCAAGTTCAGCACTGTTACCGAGATCCCCGGCTGGCACCTGACCTGGTCCAACTTCGTCAACCTGCGCAGTGGCGGCACTACCGCCGTTGACAGTGGTGAGGACTACACCGG
This Pokkaliibacter sp. MBI-7 DNA region includes the following protein-coding sequences:
- a CDS encoding secretin and TonB N-terminal domain-containing protein, which encodes MTVTSHRRSCAVLKPLALAIHLGCLSLTGLALPAFAEAESAMLGQVHQYAIAAGPLNAALNQFARDSGLYISGLGELTQGKQTAGLQGRYAAGEALQRLLAGSGLGYRLSGERAVVLQPRIQSGRDENNDLILAPVTIEASSETVFGDNGEGGMGVSVYNQKTIEAIPTGAGNLTDLLQINPAVDYSRSSSNSASSGSMRPDEISIHGQAFYQNAFIIDGIDTTSDLNPGSGGDTYSNPITPTNLSMLGGSSPQSYYVDLDALEMVKVHDSNISAAYGGFTGGVVEARLKRYSGEDSVSIKYGMQSDAWESFHVAADDEEDFSNADSYDGSFTPDYRKQNFSLTALQGISDNLGATVTLSRRTSRFRQQYENAADEVRDIYYNDTIDNLMGRFDMAVNDRLDLGLSYRYANRYHDGLTSSTYDGTFEKAHQGYGLGAEMAYRFDQSKLQMQLAFDSAADTLKSDSATFAYHPSANYYGSPAYAGAYGDVNQQQDTYTFKVDWQRDAIQWGPTRHQLSAGSNLRYINAYYELPRDIESYVYSCISGSAASGCNDSNGDGVHDSSDEYLRTYAVNQANQLSKEYGQLSLYVQDDISLGKWQLTAGLRADQETLLDNLDLSPRLALQWDAFGDKSTVLMAGASRYYGRSFLRYAINDTLRSWRTSTTYNSDGSVRSTSQTSDRSLQDYNLRTPYSDELALGITQQLGPVAATLKYVNRESRDGVQRTRDDDGLYYYTNEGRSSTDEITLEVSSRDALQLWGSQTRALLGIGWKQSESNAQSSEDSYDETYTDEQIYYHGNLIYSDQLPAWDYNIPFTVKFSTVTEIPGWHLTWSNFVNLRSGGTTAVDSGEDYTGSDGGSYDIYEDRNFDDLITLDTRFQWRPPLFSKYEGYVQLEVNNLLDDVVDTSTSNSSTSYTAGRRASVEVGLRF
- a CDS encoding sigma-70 family RNA polymerase sigma factor, with product MSGSRSELDSVGELYAGHQQWLAGWLRQRLGCQDTAADLVQDTFMRLLARPRLFASDGDARAFLTTVAKGLCVDFWRRHQIEQAWLESVRQLDMAVVPSAERQAIIMETLLELDALFSRLPSRVANAFILSQVQGLTYRQIAEQLEVSERMVKRYMAEAMLHCALLQDDLDDDGDTLLLSEVEDD
- a CDS encoding FecR domain-containing protein codes for the protein MTDTLRHNATIPCRDASASRDAFERLEQAAHWFAILTDDEVSEQDQQRWQQWLQANPANQQAWNKIQRVSRRFESLREDSDRLAVSTVLQGSSQRHIHRRRLLSGLASVMGVSLCSWLSWRVTPLPQWVAHWSADISTAVGEVASHRLQDGTQLWLGSSSAANVLFDQQQRRLQLLSGDVLIETSHQPDPRLFVVSTAQVRLRPLGTRFSVRAEQGRTTLAVFAGAVECSGLDGRVLAVIRAGQQISLSDAGAGTISAAAPYQQSWAAGVLQADDMPLAQLLEELGRYHRVHLGVDPALAELRVMGTFPLDDLPLVLSMLSQSLPLTVSQPLPWWVSLRPAVTL